The following nucleotide sequence is from Pedobacter sp. PACM 27299.
CGAAAAGATCTGTTTAAAGGACTTTGGGATCATTACAGTACGCCACATTTTGAATTCTACCTGGTAGATGTGAAAAATAATAAAGTGATCAATAAGCTGGCGCTTCCTTTGGATAAAGGAACAAGAAGGGAATGTGTGCTGTTAAAGGATAACATCGCCTACATTTCCATAAGCTCCTCAGCAGAAGGTAATTTTATATGGAGGTATGACCTTAAAACCTGTGCGCTAAGTAAAGGACTGGAGCTTGCTGGAAATACAGATTTCATCCTTAGAATTGATCAGCTGAGGTAATTCTTCATTTTTTTTCTGGTTGCACCTTCGGGAATATTGTGCTTATGCTACTAACAGGTATAAATGCACAATATTAAAATAATGACCTACGGAAAAATTCTACTACTCATTCTCCTCAGCACCTTTTCATTTGCTGCACATTCACAAACTACTTCTACCATTTCAGGATATGTCAAAGACGGCAGCGAACTGATTACAGGGGCATCCATCTTTTTAAAAGGCACTAAACAAGGGGTAGTGTCAAATGCTCAGGGTTATTATGAACTGAAAAATCTTGTGCCTGGAACTTACACCGTCACCATTTCCTTTCTTGGTTACGAAAAGGACAGTAAGCAGGTAATGTTAAAACCAGGTCAGACTATAAACCTAACCTTCTCCTTAAAAAAGGACCAGCAGCAGCTTCATGATGTAAACATCAATGGGAAAACGAAAACCCAGCAGGTAAAAGAATCTGGTTTCTCCGTAAATGCTATTGAAACGAAGAAATACGCCAATACAACTGCTGATCTAAACCAGATCTTAAATAGAAGTACTGGGGTCAGGATTCGAGAACAAGGCGGATTAGGTTCTGATTTTAAGTTCTCTATCAACGGTTTATCTGGAAAGCAGGTCAAGTTTTTCATTGATGGCATTCCAATGGATGTGATGGGCAGCGCGATGTCTTTAAACAACATCCCGGTAAACATGGCCGAGCGATTGGAAGTTTACAAAGGAGTGGTACCTGTACAATTGGGTGCCGATGCGATGGGCGGCGCGGTAAACGTGGTGACCAATCAAAAAGTAAGCAATTACCTGGATCTAAGCCATAGCTATGGCTCCTTTCAAACTAACAGGTCCTCCTTAACAGGGCAATATGTTGACCAAAAAACCGGTCTGATTATTAAAGGGAGCGGATTTTTCAACTCCTCGGAAAACAGCTACAAGATGAAAAACGTAGATCTTGTAAGCGGTGGACTGAGAGATGGCAACTTCATATACGATGTAAACGGTGCAGAATATTATAAAGGCGATGCCAGACGTTTCCACGACAATTACCTGTCTGCCCTCGGACAAGTAGAAGTGGGGATCACCAATAAAAGCTGGGCAGATGTCTTGTTTATTGGCGGAGGTTATAATGAAGGTCATCAGGACCTGCAAACTGGTTTTGATCAGCAGACTGTTTATGGTAAAGTAAGACGTACCAATTTCGCTAAAAGCGCCACTTTACGCTATAAAAAGAACAATTTGTTTACAGAAGGACTAAACTTAAGCGTATTCGCAGCCCGATCAAAAGATACTTATAAGACTACTGATACCGCTTTCCGCAATTACAACTGGGATGGCACTTATTTTACCAAAGGATATACCGAAATGGGAAATAGTGTCAAATCGATTAGTAACATCGTCAGACCCCGCACTTATGCGATGGCCAACCTGAGTTATGTGATCAACAATGAGCACTCTTTGAACTTGAATTATACGATCGATCATTTGAAAAATAAGAACTTCAATCAACTGCAAACAGATCACGATAGTGTACCAGGACTAATTAATAAACAGATTCTAGGCTTTGCCTATCAGCAAAACCTGTTAGACAATAGGTTATCCAATACCATCTTTGGTAAGTATTACCACCTGGATTTAGAAAGGTCAAAATCTATAGCTGGCCGCTATGTTACTCAGGATACCACTTTCTCTAACTTTGGTTATGGGATCGCTTCCAGGTATAAAGTGACAGAAGGGATAGGTGTAAAGGCTTCATATGAGCACTCTTACAGGCTGCAGGAAACAGAAGAAGTGTTTGGAGATGGATTAAATGTACTGGGGAATCCTAATTTAAAGCCAGAAAGCAGTCACAATTTAAACCTTGGCGCCTATTATGGTTTCCAGGTCAATAAAAATAGCTTCTTCTTCGAAGCTTCTGGATTTTATCGCAATGCCAAAGATTTTATCTTTCCGGTACCTGATGTTCGCTCCAAATTGATCAAAAATGAAAACCAAAGTAGTGTCCGCATTACAGGTTTTGAATCCGAAGCCAGGTATAGTTATGCTCAATTGCTGTCCCTGACGCTGAATCTGACCTATCAAAATGCGATCAATACCACAAAGGAGGGACAGACGGAATCTTATAATGTTCCCGATACTTACCTGAATAAAATTCCTAATCAGCCTTGGTTGTTTGGAAATGCAGACTTTACCATTGGACAGGATAACCTGTTAGGAAAGGATACCCGACTGCAGTTCAACTGGTTCACACAGTATGTAAACTGGTTCTACCTGACCTGGGAAAGTAAAGGAAACCCAATTGATAAGTCGGATATTCCAACTCAATTCGTCCACAGTGCATCACTAAGTTACTCCCTGCAAAAAGGCAAATACAACATCTCTGCAGAATGTAGAAACTTAACTGATCAGCTGACTTACGATAATTTTAAACTGCAGAAGCCAGGAAGATCATTCTCCCTGAAATTCAGATATTTCATTCAGTAATTATAAAATAAAAAATAGACTATCAACATATTATCATTATATATATGAACACATTATTTAAATATACGGCTAAGCTGTTAATGCTCGTCATGTTAGTGCTCAGCATCAGTGGCTGTGAAAAAAGAAAAGAAGGACATATCGAAGAAGGTACAAACTACGCAGCAATTCTTTGTGTAGGGAGCTGGCCAAATACTGCTTATTATATCTCCAGTATTCCTTCATTAACCACTGGAACCATCAGTCTGAAAGGTAATGGTGCGGAGATGACCGGTAAGGTTTATGCACAGGATGTGATTCAAAGAGAGGGTTTCTACTACCACATGAATTCTACCAGCGGACGTTTCGGGAAGTATCATGTGGAAAACGGATCATTGCTCATCGATAAAGAGATTCCTTTCGCCTACCTGAGCTGGAGTTCTTATGCATGGGCAGATAACAATACACTGGTAATTTTTGGTGATGGTAATGGCGAAGCTCGTTATGCGGTGGTTAAAGTAGACAAAATGACCATTAAAACTGGTAAACTTGATCTTGGTAAAATCCCTGCAGGTTTCCAGCAATACAGTTTCGGATTTGCTCAGTATAGAGATAGTAAGCTGTTTCTTGGTTATGGTTTTGCTTCCAATGATTGGAGCGTATTTCCAAATATGCCGGTTTATCCAAAATCGTATGTTGCAGTAATTGATTATCATACAATGGCTGTTGAAAAGTCACTGGAAGAAACCCGTACCACTGGATTAGGCAGTTTGAACATTTATGCGCCTTCTTCTTTTGTAGACGAAAACAATGATTTATACTTTATCAGTGATCCAGTAACGGGTTATGATTACAAATCTCCATCCATCATGTACCGCATTAAAAGTGGATCAACAGTGATCGATCCGGACTATTTCTTTAATTACTCCGCTGCATCGAATAATGAAAAAGGAGCGGCAATGTGGTACATTGGAAATGGGAAAGCAATTGTCCGATCCAGAATTAGTGGGGATAATATAGATTTGGAGCATTATTACAGATTGATTGACGTAAAATCTGGTACGATGATCAAGAAATTGGACCTTCCTGCAGATAAAGGTGAGCGCATGGTGAATGCAGTGATTGTGGAAGACGGCAAGGCCTTTATCGCTGTAAATGCAGTCGACAGAGATTACATCTGGCAATACAATCCTGCAACTGATCAATTGACAAAAGGAGTGGAATTTATAGGCGGTATCGACTATATTCTTCGCATAGAGAAACTGAAATAATTGAAAATTCTATATTGCTTAAATGAGCTTTAAAAAAATAAATGCCTGGGTTCATCTCTGGTTCGGAATTGCTTCCGGAGTCGTAGTGGTGATTCTGGGCATCACGGGTTGCATCCTTGTTTTTGAACAGGAAATCAGAAATGTTTCTTCTCCATGGCTCCATGCAGCGTCAAAAGGAAAAGCGTTGTTGCCTCCATCTAAAATTCAGGAGGGCGTGCTTAAAGTGTTGCCTAATAAAGAAGTAAATTCCATCTGGTATTATGGTGAAAACCGTACAGCACAGGTTACAGTAAATTCAGATTCTACAGTATTCGTAGATCCCTATACTGCCAAAGTAGTAGCCATGGTAGATCACGAAGATTTCTTTCATATCGTAGAAGAAGGCCATTTTTACCTTTGGCTGCCGAAAGAAATAGGTAGTGTAATCGTAGGATGGGGAACCTTCATCTTTTTCATTTTACTGCTTAGCGGCCTGGTTTTATGGTGGCCAAAAAGATGGAATAAGAAAGGCCGGGATCAAAGCTTTAAAATCAAATGGAAAGCCAGGTTTAAGCGCCTGAACTATGATTTACACAATGTTTTGGGTTTCTACTCCATCATTGTTGCGCTTTTATTTGCGATCACTGGATTAATGATGAGCTTTCAATGGTTCAATAAAGGGATATTCTGGATAGCAGGAGGAAGGGATAAACCCAGAATTGAAGCAGTTTCCGATACTTTAAGCAATCCTCAGACAAAAATGCTGGCACAGGTAGATAAGGCCTGGTATAAAGGAATGAACGAACTCGCAGCGCACAATCCAAAAGAAATCATTGTAAGCTTCCCTGAGAAGGCCTCTGAGGCTATTTATGTCTGCACAGATATGTTTAATGGTACCTGGCGGGATGTTTACCTGGATCAGCATACCTTAGAGATCCTGCCAGCCTCTAGTAAGAAATTGATGGATGAAAACTTTGCCGATTTGATTCGCAGGGTAAATTATGGCGTCCATATTGGTGCAATTGGTGAGTTGCCGACAAAAATTCTCTTTTTCATCGTCAGTCTGATTTGTGCTTCATTACCAATTACAGGTTTTGTGATTTGGTGGGGCAAAAAGAAAAAATCAGGCAAAAAGAAGAGAAGAATTTTTATGAATCTCTCTCCAAGCGTATAATCGCATATTAGTTTTCTTTTGAAAAGCCGTTTGATCAAGTCGAACGGCTTTTTTTACTTTAAAAGCATGGAAAGGCAGAGCTGCCGAAGCGTTTGGTTTAGCGCTTCAGACACCTTTCAGTTAGTGGGATGTGCTCGGGAAGAGACCTGATGACCTTTAGCCGCAGGAAGGGCTTCGGTTAGGGTTTGGATAGCAGAGACTAAGGCAACCCTAGGCGAACCCTACACGAACCCTACGCAGTACCTATTATAAGGCCGATCTCTTCCCGAACACTTCCCGATCAGTAACAGGTAAAAATTCCAATATTGAATATTTCTATTGTTTTTCTTTGAAACAAGCTGCTAGTCTGAATGTTATTTGAGTAGTAAGTGTTTAGTTAACGCTCCTTGTGATTCTTATTTTATTAAATTAAAATGACCATGGAAACTAAAAACCTAAATGATCAGGCTTGGGAACAAAGGCTGATCGATGAAAATATAGAAAGCGACCCAAAAAGACCTCCAATACCGGAAGATGCTGAGGATGACGACGATGATTTTTCTGAAGATGACGATGATCTGGGTACAGGTAATTCAGGAAATGATGAAGAATATGGTGAAGACGAATTTGACGACGGTGATGAGGATTTAGAGTGGAAATAGGGTTGAACTTTATAAACACTATTACTTTATTTTGTTGGTATCGCAAA
It contains:
- a CDS encoding DUF4374 domain-containing protein, whose amino-acid sequence is MNTLFKYTAKLLMLVMLVLSISGCEKRKEGHIEEGTNYAAILCVGSWPNTAYYISSIPSLTTGTISLKGNGAEMTGKVYAQDVIQREGFYYHMNSTSGRFGKYHVENGSLLIDKEIPFAYLSWSSYAWADNNTLVIFGDGNGEARYAVVKVDKMTIKTGKLDLGKIPAGFQQYSFGFAQYRDSKLFLGYGFASNDWSVFPNMPVYPKSYVAVIDYHTMAVEKSLEETRTTGLGSLNIYAPSSFVDENNDLYFISDPVTGYDYKSPSIMYRIKSGSTVIDPDYFFNYSAASNNEKGAAMWYIGNGKAIVRSRISGDNIDLEHYYRLIDVKSGTMIKKLDLPADKGERMVNAVIVEDGKAFIAVNAVDRDYIWQYNPATDQLTKGVEFIGGIDYILRIEKLK
- a CDS encoding TonB-dependent receptor translates to MTYGKILLLILLSTFSFAAHSQTTSTISGYVKDGSELITGASIFLKGTKQGVVSNAQGYYELKNLVPGTYTVTISFLGYEKDSKQVMLKPGQTINLTFSLKKDQQQLHDVNINGKTKTQQVKESGFSVNAIETKKYANTTADLNQILNRSTGVRIREQGGLGSDFKFSINGLSGKQVKFFIDGIPMDVMGSAMSLNNIPVNMAERLEVYKGVVPVQLGADAMGGAVNVVTNQKVSNYLDLSHSYGSFQTNRSSLTGQYVDQKTGLIIKGSGFFNSSENSYKMKNVDLVSGGLRDGNFIYDVNGAEYYKGDARRFHDNYLSALGQVEVGITNKSWADVLFIGGGYNEGHQDLQTGFDQQTVYGKVRRTNFAKSATLRYKKNNLFTEGLNLSVFAARSKDTYKTTDTAFRNYNWDGTYFTKGYTEMGNSVKSISNIVRPRTYAMANLSYVINNEHSLNLNYTIDHLKNKNFNQLQTDHDSVPGLINKQILGFAYQQNLLDNRLSNTIFGKYYHLDLERSKSIAGRYVTQDTTFSNFGYGIASRYKVTEGIGVKASYEHSYRLQETEEVFGDGLNVLGNPNLKPESSHNLNLGAYYGFQVNKNSFFFEASGFYRNAKDFIFPVPDVRSKLIKNENQSSVRITGFESEARYSYAQLLSLTLNLTYQNAINTTKEGQTESYNVPDTYLNKIPNQPWLFGNADFTIGQDNLLGKDTRLQFNWFTQYVNWFYLTWESKGNPIDKSDIPTQFVHSASLSYSLQKGKYNISAECRNLTDQLTYDNFKLQKPGRSFSLKFRYFIQ
- a CDS encoding PepSY-associated TM helix domain-containing protein; amino-acid sequence: MSFKKINAWVHLWFGIASGVVVVILGITGCILVFEQEIRNVSSPWLHAASKGKALLPPSKIQEGVLKVLPNKEVNSIWYYGENRTAQVTVNSDSTVFVDPYTAKVVAMVDHEDFFHIVEEGHFYLWLPKEIGSVIVGWGTFIFFILLLSGLVLWWPKRWNKKGRDQSFKIKWKARFKRLNYDLHNVLGFYSIIVALLFAITGLMMSFQWFNKGIFWIAGGRDKPRIEAVSDTLSNPQTKMLAQVDKAWYKGMNELAAHNPKEIIVSFPEKASEAIYVCTDMFNGTWRDVYLDQHTLEILPASSKKLMDENFADLIRRVNYGVHIGAIGELPTKILFFIVSLICASLPITGFVIWWGKKKKSGKKKRRIFMNLSPSV